In the Silvanigrella aquatica genome, AGATAAAGACACAAATAAAATAGATGTATTGTTTAAAATGGAGAAGAAATGGACTCTTATTCCATATATTATGGTGGGTTCAGGAGGAGGTTCTTCTTATTATGCAATTGGTTTATTTGATAGCAATTTTTTAAATAATCTTTACACAACAAATATTATATATAAAATGGAAAATAATGAACCTAATTTATCACTAACATTTATAAATAAATACACATTAAATTTACCTTTATTAACAGGAATATCAGCTCAAATAGAAAATAAAAAAGAAATATATTACAATCCCAATAATCAAATAAATGGATATTTATCTTATCAACAAAATATTTTTAATATTTATGAAAAATGGCAATTCAATGATTATTTTCAATTAGGTGGAGGAATATTATTCCAAAATTATCATAGTATAAATGCTGATCTAAATTCATCTGAATTAAGTATAAACCAGCAAAATAATATTATTGCTCCAAACAACTTTGAAACATTTGCATTGCAAATCAGATTAAGTTTAGGTGTCATTAATTATGACGATCTTGCAGAAGATGGTATTTTATTATCTTCTGTTTTAAACACTACAGCGAATTTATATCAGGGAAATAATAATGGTGACGATTTCACTGATATCAAAAATATTCTCATTGGATTTTATAAAATTGATTCTCTTAAAAATTCTTATTTTGCTTTCCGTCTTGGCAATTTAATGACAACTTCAAATAATAATTATAGGAAATATTTTATTGGAGGACTCGATATAATTAGAGGATTTAATTATAGTCAATTTTTTGGAAAATATGTTATTTTTAGCAATTCAGAATTTCGATACACAGTATGGGAAAATAATTACATTGGATTGCAATTGGTTCCCTTTTTTGATGCGGGTACTATTACAAATGATATAAACGATATATTAACTCAAAAATTGGTGAGCAGCTATGGCTTTGGTATTCGCTTACCATTAAAAAAAGTGAATAAAATTGCTATAAGATTAGATTATGCTGAAACAATATCGCCATTTCATACAAACGGATTGAGTTTTGGTTTACTTCAATTTTTTTAAAAAATTATTTTTCGACTTTATTACCAATAATAATTAGGTTCATTAATTCCATAACTCGCTTTAAATTATCGCTTTGCTTACTCAATTCATTTGCATATTCAGATAAATCTTTCATTTCAGTAAAAGTATCCAAATTTAACTTACCAGAATCGTTTACAGAAATCATAACATTATTTATAGTTTCATTTTGAGAATTTGAAGAAGTATAAATATCTTTCGTATTTTCTAATATATTTACCACCTCACTCGATATCTCTTTAAAAGAATTAGACACATTTAGAGCATTGCTTTTAATAGCATTGACACTCTCATTCATTTCTATAATCACGCTTTGAGAAACCTTTTGACTTTCGATTATTAATCCCTCAATTTCTTTCGCTGCTTTGCCACTCATCTGAGCTAAGTTGCCCACTTCTTCAGCCACCACAGAAAATCCCTTACCTAAGGCACCGGCACGAGCGGATTCAATTGATGCATTTAATGATAATAATTCTGTTTTCATTACAATTTTATTTATTACCGCTGCTTTTATTGAAATATCATCAATTATTTTTGATATGCTATTTAAATTTTCACTTGACTTTGCAATCATATCTACTGAATTCTTCATAATTGATATAATGTTATTACCTTCATGAGTCTTCTTATTTAATGTCTCAACAATAGTATTACAATCTTCAGCATTTTTCTTAGTTTTTAGGACAGATTCGATCATTTGATTCATCTGCATTTGGATTTTATCCATAGATTCTTTTTGTGAATTAGACAAATCTGAGACTTTCTTAAATGATTTAATTAGTTTTATGTTTGTCGCATAAACATCTTCCGATTCTTTTCCAATATCATAAGCAAGATGCTCAAGTGGTTTTGATATTTTTTTATTTAAAATAATAAATAATAAAATAATTATTGAAAATATACAAAATGATAAACCTAAAAATGCGCTAAAAATTAATTTCAAAATATGATAATTTAAATTTTTTAAATCAGCCTGAATGATAATAACACCATCAACTCTTGAGGATTCCTTATCAGTTATTGCGGATATATATATTCGCGAATTATTCATATTATAAACTTCAAATCCTACTAAACTTTTTAAATCTTGATTTTTAGTAAAATCAATTAGTTTTAAATCGCCCGTTAAATCGGACAAACTCCCATCTTCCTTTTTATTTACTCCAAGAAAATATACTTTTTTTTCTGAAAAAATCATCACTTTAGAAATATCACTATTAATATACAAACCTTTTATAGAATTTAATAGATTCTGCTTTTCTAAATTATATATGTTTGCAGATAAAGCAGGTTTTAATATTGTCACAGAATTAATAATTGCTTTATCAAAATCCTCTTGAAATTTTTGTTTGTTGCTAAATAGCTGATATGCGAAATACAAACTCATTGTAATAAATACAATAGGTATTGTTGCAAGAATAATTTTAGCACTCAATGATTTCAGATTAATATTCAAGATTGCCTCAAAATATAAAATTAATTATGATATTTAAACTTTAAAATTCTAAATTTAAAGTCATAACTACAGAACTTATTATCGGAGGTTTATTTGTTTTATTTATTAAAATAAGTTGTGTTTGAAGTAGAAATGGAAATTGTTTTCTATCTATTTGTTTTTATTGAGAAATTATTCTTATAATATTGGATTACTAGATTTTCTATTTTCCAGAATATTTCTTAATAATTTCTTTATATTGAGCTGTCTTTTTAAATGCATCTATAGCACTCTTTACTTTTGCGACTAAGTCAGCAGGTGTGCTCTTAGCTGTGGCAAGATAATTTTCTTCTCTATCAATTTTTTTACCAATACCAAATTTAGCAATACTCATTTTTTCAGCATTTATCACAGCAATACCACCAATGACGCCCGTATACCAGCCTGCGATTTTTCCAGCTTCCAATTTTCGCGCATTGGTCGCGTCATTAGGAACAGCCTCAATTTCCGCTTTATTTAGTCCATTTTTAGGATCAACAATAGTTCCTTCATAGGAAGAACCTGATAAAACACCAATTTTTTTTCCTTTTGCTTCAGCAAAAGAATTTATTTTCTTACTACCTTCATAGGAAATAAAAGAGGTATCTGCATCATATAACTTTGCAACCCAGGTGTAATTTGCTTCTCTTTCTTTATTACGTGTCAACGGAATAATAAATGTTTTTTTATCTGTATTGTCTTGAGTTTCCTGTTGGGATCTTTTCCAAGGAAGCCAATTCATTTTATAAGTAATATTTTTAGCTTCTAAAGCTTTTGTAATGATTTCTCCTGCAATACCACCTACTTTATTTTCTTCAATTTTATCAGTCTCTGAAGGAAAATTTTCAGTCACAATTGTGATTTCTTCTGCTTTTGCGGCAAAAGAAAAAAGTGAGCATAATATTGAAACTTTAAAAATCCACTTTACATTTTTCATAAATAAAATCCTCCTGTACGTTTTTGAAATTAATGTAAAATAGTATCATTTTTATTAATTAAATATCATTATTTTTTGTCAAAAAATTGACGCTAAATTATTAAGATTAATAATTTTTTCCATAGTATTTTTTAACTAATGCTTTAAATTCAGGTGTTTTTTTAAATTTTTCTACGGCTTTCTGGACTTTATTAGTAATTTCTTTTGAAGTTTTTTTAGAAGTAGCTAAATAATTTGCTTCTTTATCTATAGTTTTACCATGAAAAAAATGCTTTGAATTTAATTTTTCATCATGTATTATAATAGCAGCGCCCATAATACCTGTATACCAAGCATCAATAGCACCAGATTCTAATTTTTTAATAAGTAAAGAATCTTTTGGGTAGGAAATAATATTTTCTCTTTTAAATCCATTCTTAGGATCTAATATTGTTAATTCATATGAAGATGCGAGTAAAACTCCAATTTTTTTCCCTTGGGCATCAGACATATCATTTATGGGCTTATTTTTTTTCAATGTATAAAATGCAGTTTCATTATCATAAATTTTTACAACCCAATTATATTTTGATTCACGAGTTTTATTCCTTGTTAAGGGTAAAATAAAGGCGTTTTTTTCTGAATTTTCAAGTACTGCATCTTGTGCGCGTTTCCAAGGCATCCAATTAATTTTAAATTTCAATTTCGCGGCGGCAAAAGCTTTTGTGACAATTTCACCACCTAAACCACCCATTTGATCATCCGCCCATCTATCCGTCTGACCATGAAATTCTTGGGTGACTAAAGTAAAATCTTGTGCACTCACAGAATGTGAAAAAAATGATATTGATAATATAGAATATATCATTAATAATTTACGCTTAATTAACATAATGAACAATTCTCCTATAGCGCAAGAAAATTCCAATTATCAATCAATTCATTTCCTAAAAGTAGAAACCATTTAAAAAATTCTTGAATTATTAACATTTTATATAATCTATAAATATTTGGTATAACATTAAAGTCAATTTGTTGTCATAAAAATGTCAAAATAAGGACAGCTTTTGCAAAACTTGAGTCACTGTTGGCAATTCTCTAAAAATAAAAACTTTACTATCTATATTTAAATTCGCATCTAATAAATTTTTAATTTCAGGATCTTTTAATAAATTTTTTGCAACCCCAATTATCAGTAAAATTGAATTATTTTTATTCATATTTACTAACCTTATTTTTAAATTATGCTTATGCCATGAATGAAATAATTCTAAATAAACAATTTTCTTATTCTCCAATAAAAACTTATAATCTGGAAAAAAATAATTTACCCCATCAAACAAAATATCATCAAATTCTGAAGATATTTTCCAATCATTACTTTTTTCAATAAAATTGTTTTCAAATAATAAAAAATCTTCGGGGATGTAGGATGAATAAGTTTTATAATATGATATAAGAGCAGCATCTTGATTTAAATTTAAGATCCCTTTTTTTCTAGAGGATTTTCCTAATTCAATTTGAGCAGTAAGTTCCCATTTACTTAACAAGATAAGAGCAGGAAAAAAAGAGGCTAAATTCATGCCGTATTTATGAGTATTTAAAAACATAGACATAGGGCCATCTAAACTAATTTCAATAAAATTATTATTCATCGTTATTTGAGAAGAAAGTTGGTAAAATTTTATTTGTTTTAGAAGATATCTTAAATCTGATTTTAAAACATTCTGATTAGGAATTTTAATTTGTATTGATTCACAGAAAAAAAGAAAACCTTTAATTAAATAGATATTGTACCGATTTAATAACTCAGTTGCTTCAACTATTTTAAATTTTGAAGCCTTATTTAATTCAGGAAGATCTGAATATAGTATGTTTTCTAAATTATCTTTATTAATGTCTAAAATTTTACATATTTTATCTTTATAAATTTCATAAGAATTTTCTTCAATTTCAGATATTTTTTGACTTGATAAAATAAAAACCTTATTCCTCAATTCCGAAATATCTCCTTCAAATGAAGATTCAAAATAAAATCGATCAAATATAATACTGATTAACCCTTTTTTTATAATATCATCAATATGAAATAAATTTGCAGCACTATTCAACTCAATATCAATTTCTGCTTTTGTCAAACCAATTGAATTTGATCCTATTTTAATTAAACTATTTGCAAATTCAAGCAAATTGGGATCATTGGCATTTATAAAATTCGGAATTATTTTTCCTTTAGTAATTTTATAATTCAGAAGTTCCTTTTTCATAGGCGCTGTGCATTCTCCTTCTTTGATTGACAAAATATTCACCAGTTCCTGCAGAAATTAACTCATATAAAACTGCTTTTTTACCTTCTTTAGCCCTTAAAATACGTCCTAAACGTTGTACATGTTCCCTGACTGTGCCACTTCCCGAAACAACGATTGCAACATTAGCATCAGGTACATCCACACCTTCATTTAAAACCTTTGAAGTAACTAATATTTTATAACTTCCTTCACGAAATGAATTTAAAAATAACTCACGTTCCTTCGTTTTTGTATGATGAGAAATTACCGGAAGTAAAAATTTCCTTCCAATATGATACGCGCTTTCATTGTCCTGTGTAAAAATAATAATACGATCATTTTTATGTTTACAAATAAGATCCCAGACATATAAAAACTTGTTTTCTGAAGATTGAGATAATTTTTTTTGTTTTAAATAAGATAAAAAAGCTTCCCTGCCATTCGTTTTTTTACTTGCAAGCCATAAAAATCTATGCCAAGCTCCTTTTTGATTAAAATTAATGTTATTTTCCTTTAAAAAGCTCAAATATATTTTTCTAGATTCTTCATACTGAGTTTTTTCTATTTGACTCATTTCAACTTCAATCGTGACGACATCATATGGCGATAACGTAAACCCTTCTAACTCTTTAATGCCCACTTCATAACAAAGAGAACCGCATAATTCGTAAAGTCTTTTTTCTTTTCCATCGGATCGTTCAGGAGTAGCTGTAAGCCCTAAGCGAAAAGGAGCTAAAGAACTTATTGCGGTGTATTGCATTTGATCGCTTGGCAAATGATGACATTCATCAAAAATAATAAAACCAAATTTGTTACCTTGATTCGATACATGAATTAAAGCAGAATCATATGTGGCAACTGTAATTGATTCTTCTATAAAAATTCCGCCACCAATTTGTCCAATTGGTCTTTGAAAAAATTTTTCTAAAATCTGTCGCCATTGATTCATTAAATCTAAAGTGGGAACATGAATTAATGTGGGTCGTTGAATTTGAGAGATAGCAAGAACCGCAAGAATGGTTTTCCCGGCACCGGTTGGCAGCACAATAACTCCTCGAGAACCCTTTGCAATCCATGAAGATATAGCTTCATTTTGATAAATTCTAGGAGTAATAGGAACTGAAATTGGAAATTCACTTGGTAAAAAACTTTTGGCCTTGTCAATATAAGGAATTTTCTTCTCTCGCAAGGATAAAACAAATTCTCTGTAAAAAATAGCAGGCGCTCGATACGATTGAATACGTTCGTCCCACTTGAAAAAAGCAAAATATTTGTTAAATTCACAATTGTAATGTTGCGCAACAAGAGTACCTTTGTCAAAAAAAATTTCAAGCATAACATCTCCTTAAAACAAGATGTGATAGCATGGATATTGTTAATAAAACTTTAGAAAAGGCGAATCTATGATCGAGTTCAAAGACATTCATAAGTGGTATAATAAAAAACTCCATGTTTTAAATGACATCAACTTATTTGTTAAAAAAGGAGAAGTCGTTGTCGTTTGCGGTCCTTCAG is a window encoding:
- a CDS encoding POTRA domain-containing protein, giving the protein MKIIRNLILIIALITSLQNVFAENLQIGKIEFSDEFDISRDLLLSIAELKTGEDYTEQKIQKAVQHLKNTTVFNPVTAETQKDKDTNKIDVLFKMEKKWTLIPYIMVGSGGGSSYYAIGLFDSNFLNNLYTTNIIYKMENNEPNLSLTFINKYTLNLPLLTGISAQIENKKEIYYNPNNQINGYLSYQQNIFNIYEKWQFNDYFQLGGGILFQNYHSINADLNSSELSINQQNNIIAPNNFETFALQIRLSLGVINYDDLAEDGILLSSVLNTTANLYQGNNNGDDFTDIKNILIGFYKIDSLKNSYFAFRLGNLMTTSNNNYRKYFIGGLDIIRGFNYSQFFGKYVIFSNSEFRYTVWENNYIGLQLVPFFDAGTITNDINDILTQKLVSSYGFGIRLPLKKVNKIAIRLDYAETISPFHTNGLSFGLLQFF
- a CDS encoding methyl-accepting chemotaxis protein yields the protein MNINLKSLSAKIILATIPIVFITMSLYFAYQLFSNKQKFQEDFDKAIINSVTILKPALSANIYNLEKQNLLNSIKGLYINSDISKVMIFSEKKVYFLGVNKKEDGSLSDLTGDLKLIDFTKNQDLKSLVGFEVYNMNNSRIYISAITDKESSRVDGVIIIQADLKNLNYHILKLIFSAFLGLSFCIFSIIILLFIILNKKISKPLEHLAYDIGKESEDVYATNIKLIKSFKKVSDLSNSQKESMDKIQMQMNQMIESVLKTKKNAEDCNTIVETLNKKTHEGNNIISIMKNSVDMIAKSSENLNSISKIIDDISIKAAVINKIVMKTELLSLNASIESARAGALGKGFSVVAEEVGNLAQMSGKAAKEIEGLIIESQKVSQSVIIEMNESVNAIKSNALNVSNSFKEISSEVVNILENTKDIYTSSNSQNETINNVMISVNDSGKLNLDTFTEMKDLSEYANELSKQSDNLKRVMELMNLIIIGNKVEK
- a CDS encoding substrate-binding periplasmic protein; its protein translation is MKNVKWIFKVSILCSLFSFAAKAEEITIVTENFPSETDKIEENKVGGIAGEIITKALEAKNITYKMNWLPWKRSQQETQDNTDKKTFIIPLTRNKEREANYTWVAKLYDADTSFISYEGSKKINSFAEAKGKKIGVLSGSSYEGTIVDPKNGLNKAEIEAVPNDATNARKLEAGKIAGWYTGVIGGIAVINAEKMSIAKFGIGKKIDREENYLATAKSTPADLVAKVKSAIDAFKKTAQYKEIIKKYSGK
- a CDS encoding substrate-binding periplasmic protein — encoded protein: MLIKRKLLMIYSILSISFFSHSVSAQDFTLVTQEFHGQTDRWADDQMGGLGGEIVTKAFAAAKLKFKINWMPWKRAQDAVLENSEKNAFILPLTRNKTRESKYNWVVKIYDNETAFYTLKKNKPINDMSDAQGKKIGVLLASSYELTILDPKNGFKRENIISYPKDSLLIKKLESGAIDAWYTGIMGAAIIIHDEKLNSKHFFHGKTIDKEANYLATSKKTSKEITNKVQKAVEKFKKTPEFKALVKKYYGKNY
- a CDS encoding DUF790 family protein, which encodes MKKELLNYKITKGKIIPNFINANDPNLLEFANSLIKIGSNSIGLTKAEIDIELNSAANLFHIDDIIKKGLISIIFDRFYFESSFEGDISELRNKVFILSSQKISEIEENSYEIYKDKICKILDINKDNLENILYSDLPELNKASKFKIVEATELLNRYNIYLIKGFLFFCESIQIKIPNQNVLKSDLRYLLKQIKFYQLSSQITMNNNFIEISLDGPMSMFLNTHKYGMNLASFFPALILLSKWELTAQIELGKSSRKKGILNLNQDAALISYYKTYSSYIPEDFLLFENNFIEKSNDWKISSEFDDILFDGVNYFFPDYKFLLENKKIVYLELFHSWHKHNLKIRLVNMNKNNSILLIIGVAKNLLKDPEIKNLLDANLNIDSKVFIFRELPTVTQVLQKLSLF
- a CDS encoding DEAD/DEAH box helicase — its product is MLEIFFDKGTLVAQHYNCEFNKYFAFFKWDERIQSYRAPAIFYREFVLSLREKKIPYIDKAKSFLPSEFPISVPITPRIYQNEAISSWIAKGSRGVIVLPTGAGKTILAVLAISQIQRPTLIHVPTLDLMNQWRQILEKFFQRPIGQIGGGIFIEESITVATYDSALIHVSNQGNKFGFIIFDECHHLPSDQMQYTAISSLAPFRLGLTATPERSDGKEKRLYELCGSLCYEVGIKELEGFTLSPYDVVTIEVEMSQIEKTQYEESRKIYLSFLKENNINFNQKGAWHRFLWLASKKTNGREAFLSYLKQKKLSQSSENKFLYVWDLICKHKNDRIIIFTQDNESAYHIGRKFLLPVISHHTKTKERELFLNSFREGSYKILVTSKVLNEGVDVPDANVAIVVSGSGTVREHVQRLGRILRAKEGKKAVLYELISAGTGEYFVNQRRRMHSAYEKGTSEL